From Candidatus Krumholzibacteriia bacterium, the proteins below share one genomic window:
- a CDS encoding HD domain-containing protein, which produces MPRRDRKVGPGHRGIAVEVDPHLSLVDAARRRDLTINAMSLDPLTGEFLDPLGGLEDLRSGLLRACDPGSFGEDPLRAVRVAQFAARFEMQPDAELLWICHEQDLSELSGERIFEELRKLLMKGVEPSIGLELLERTSLLRFLPELDDLVGVPQDPQWHPEGDVWEHTLMVCDEAARLRMSGHAASLKSTREIRAEDEALMFGALCHDLGKATTTFAEKGRIRSPGHDVAGEPRVQSLLDRLRAPKDLIARVRSLTRHHLAPALLYQQHSTDRAYRRLARRLAASGVSMQLLARLARADHFGRTTPEALARRFPAGDHFVQRARALEVEAEAPTDVVQGRHLVARGIRPGPEFGRILHRCREYQDRTGAKNPEEILEAVLETEV; this is translated from the coding sequence ATGCCTCGCCGCGATCGCAAGGTCGGCCCCGGCCATCGCGGAATCGCCGTCGAGGTCGATCCGCACCTGTCGCTCGTCGACGCCGCGCGTCGCCGCGACCTGACGATCAACGCCATGTCCCTGGACCCCTTGACGGGGGAGTTCCTCGACCCTCTCGGCGGACTCGAGGATCTTCGTTCAGGGCTGCTCCGCGCCTGCGACCCGGGGTCCTTCGGCGAGGACCCTCTCCGCGCCGTGCGCGTCGCCCAGTTCGCCGCTCGCTTCGAGATGCAACCCGACGCCGAGCTGCTCTGGATCTGCCACGAGCAGGACCTCAGCGAGCTGAGCGGCGAGCGGATCTTCGAGGAGCTCCGCAAGCTGCTGATGAAGGGCGTGGAGCCGTCGATCGGGCTCGAACTGCTCGAGCGCACTTCGTTGCTGCGCTTCCTGCCCGAACTCGACGACCTCGTGGGGGTTCCCCAGGACCCGCAGTGGCACCCCGAGGGTGACGTGTGGGAGCACACGCTCATGGTCTGCGACGAGGCGGCCCGCCTGCGGATGAGCGGCCACGCCGCGTCGCTGAAGTCGACGCGCGAGATCCGCGCCGAGGACGAGGCGCTCATGTTCGGAGCCCTGTGTCACGACCTCGGCAAAGCGACCACGACCTTCGCCGAGAAGGGTCGCATCCGCTCGCCGGGTCACGACGTCGCGGGCGAGCCCCGTGTGCAGTCGCTGCTCGACCGGTTGCGCGCGCCCAAGGACCTGATCGCCCGCGTGCGGTCGCTCACCCGGCATCACCTGGCGCCGGCGCTGCTCTACCAGCAGCACTCGACCGACCGCGCCTACCGTCGCCTGGCCCGCCGGCTCGCCGCGTCCGGGGTGTCCATGCAACTGCTGGCGCGTCTCGCCCGGGCCGACCACTTCGGCCGTACCACGCCCGAGGCCCTCGCGCGCCGCTTCCCCGCCGGGGATCACTTCGTGCAGAGGGCCCGCGCCCTCGAGGTCGAAGCCGAGGCGCCGACCGACGTGGTCCAGGGCCGCCACCTCGTCGCGCGCGGAATCCGGCCCGGCCCGGAGTTCGGCCGCATCCTGCACCGCTGCCGCGAGTACCAGGACCGCACCGGCGCGAAGAACCCCGAGGAGATCCTCGAGGCCGTGCTGGAGACCGAGGTCTGA
- the recF gene encoding DNA replication/repair protein RecF, with the protein MRITRVKLHSFRNLEPLEVAVSPRVNILLGRNGQGKTNFLEGLSYLALGRSWRTGRDRELIGFDKDFCHVTVEGRDDQGDSLKLTASLTREGKKKLEIDGQALARQSDLVGHLSVVRFDPDEVELAKGSPEHRRRFLDYTLSLCSASYFRHLLDYRRAVAQKNRLLKQRDGSLQGQLDAFDGELVRSGVPLLVERARFLGTLEEHTREAYRELAPRGGRLELRITTTVERENDEDEDATRAAFVRRLEEIRAQELTMKHALVGPHRDRLDVDLGGHSLRRYGSQGEKRTASIALKLAQGELLYERTNERPVVLLDDIFSELDRHRTEALQTRLHREHQLFIATARVDHVVALRDWEALKVWTVRDGVLTELESLDDDVIAAQRRAMTEDA; encoded by the coding sequence GTGCGGATAACCCGCGTCAAGCTCCACAGTTTCAGGAACTTAGAGCCCCTGGAGGTGGCCGTTTCGCCCCGCGTGAATATACTGTTGGGACGCAACGGGCAGGGAAAGACGAACTTCCTCGAAGGTCTCTCGTACCTGGCCCTCGGGCGCTCGTGGCGCACCGGACGCGACCGCGAGCTGATCGGGTTCGACAAGGATTTCTGCCACGTGACCGTGGAGGGGCGTGACGATCAGGGCGATTCCCTGAAGCTCACCGCGTCGCTCACTCGGGAGGGAAAGAAGAAACTCGAGATCGACGGCCAGGCCCTGGCGCGTCAGTCCGACCTCGTGGGGCACCTCTCGGTGGTGCGCTTCGATCCCGACGAGGTCGAACTCGCGAAGGGCAGTCCCGAGCATCGGCGCCGCTTCCTGGACTACACCCTCAGTCTCTGCTCGGCGAGCTACTTCCGTCATCTGCTCGACTACCGCCGCGCGGTCGCCCAGAAGAACCGTCTTCTGAAGCAGCGCGACGGAAGTCTCCAGGGGCAACTCGATGCCTTCGACGGCGAGCTCGTGCGCTCCGGCGTGCCGCTGCTCGTCGAACGTGCCCGCTTCCTCGGAACACTCGAGGAGCACACGCGCGAGGCCTATCGGGAACTGGCTCCGCGTGGCGGACGCCTGGAGCTGCGGATCACGACGACCGTCGAGCGAGAGAACGACGAGGACGAGGACGCCACGCGGGCCGCCTTCGTCCGCCGACTGGAGGAGATACGAGCGCAGGAACTCACGATGAAGCACGCTTTGGTGGGCCCGCACCGCGATCGACTCGACGTCGACCTGGGAGGCCACTCGCTCCGCCGCTACGGCAGCCAGGGCGAGAAACGGACGGCGTCGATCGCGCTCAAGCTCGCCCAGGGGGAACTCCTGTACGAGCGCACGAACGAACGGCCCGTGGTGCTGCTCGACGACATCTTCAGCGAACTCGATCGCCATCGGACCGAGGCCCTGCAGACACGTCTCCATCGTGAGCACCAGCTGTTCATCGCGACCGCCCGGGTGGACCACGTGGTCGCCCTTCGCGACTGGGAGGCGCTGAAGGTCTGGACCGTGCGCGACGGCGTGCTCACGGAACTCGAATCGCTCGACGACGACGTCATCGCGGCCCAACGGCGGGCCATGACGGAGGACGCATGA
- a CDS encoding FlgD immunoglobulin-like domain containing protein: MGATTLGRSRSNPERSGRRSARRITLLLLILLVAAQPARGTAESTTELVDGFRLVHDGAGAFRLERDDTTYLDVELRWFSATGGRADGTPLTAAAGWQPVARDEGTVARSAALDRELHVRTRHWRYFHVDPVAFVDAQMLTAEGDESAGAAGLALRADTGWTRRTVVSRPHLAIGRAPSVEFEILETTVALDAHERRHLGVVRLDRRRSVPQADGSTLLWEAGTPTTWPLAVIVARSRSSLEYLAGQALVTFDGVGAEDPPGWKVPPMCGRCRDPRIEELRVELSLRDRSLRVLASTPSDRSVHPVSWESLRLEGVPLNVHDRGPEGAGRRYVIPVSSPLALEIARASVDGSLDAEIWMDAGVGVEPDDVLVIAPSRIDESIEALAPAHLVDELPSYLSPDLVTNWPNPFRDATMIEVEVPSTLGDAFELEPSMRRRIDPSSPPPFGPRPMVRVKVYNVSGQLVDVLDEEVREAGRFSVHWNGSDAQGRPVAAGAYYVNVEMGDWSVTKRVLRIRN; encoded by the coding sequence ATGGGTGCAACGACGCTCGGTCGGAGCCGTTCGAATCCCGAACGCTCTGGCCGGAGATCCGCACGACGGATCACGCTCCTGCTGCTGATTCTTCTCGTGGCCGCACAGCCGGCACGGGGGACGGCGGAGTCCACGACCGAACTGGTCGACGGTTTCCGGCTCGTGCACGACGGCGCGGGAGCGTTCCGTCTCGAGCGTGACGACACAACGTATCTCGATGTCGAACTGCGATGGTTCTCGGCGACCGGCGGCCGTGCCGACGGAACGCCCCTGACCGCGGCCGCGGGATGGCAGCCCGTGGCGCGCGACGAGGGGACGGTTGCGCGGAGCGCGGCGCTGGACCGCGAGCTGCACGTCCGCACCCGACACTGGCGCTACTTCCACGTCGATCCGGTGGCCTTCGTCGATGCGCAGATGCTCACCGCCGAGGGGGACGAATCGGCGGGCGCGGCAGGCCTCGCCCTGCGCGCCGACACGGGCTGGACGCGGCGTACGGTCGTCTCGCGACCCCACCTGGCGATCGGACGCGCGCCGAGTGTCGAGTTCGAGATCCTCGAGACCACGGTCGCGCTCGACGCCCATGAACGGCGCCATCTGGGAGTCGTGCGCCTCGATCGTCGCCGGTCGGTACCCCAGGCCGACGGGTCCACGCTCCTGTGGGAGGCCGGGACTCCGACCACCTGGCCCCTGGCCGTGATCGTGGCGCGATCCCGATCGTCGCTCGAGTACCTGGCCGGCCAGGCCCTGGTGACCTTCGACGGGGTCGGCGCGGAGGATCCGCCCGGGTGGAAGGTCCCACCCATGTGCGGTCGCTGCCGTGATCCCCGGATCGAGGAACTCCGGGTGGAGCTGTCCCTCCGCGACCGCAGCCTCCGCGTGCTCGCGTCGACGCCATCCGACCGGTCGGTCCATCCGGTGAGCTGGGAATCCCTGCGTCTCGAGGGCGTTCCGCTGAACGTCCACGACCGCGGACCCGAGGGCGCGGGGCGCCGCTACGTGATCCCGGTGTCGTCACCCCTGGCCCTGGAGATCGCCCGCGCCTCCGTCGACGGATCGCTCGACGCCGAGATCTGGATGGACGCAGGGGTGGGAGTCGAGCCGGACGACGTGCTCGTCATCGCGCCTTCCCGGATCGACGAGTCGATCGAGGCCCTGGCCCCGGCGCATCTCGTGGACGAACTCCCCAGCTATCTCTCGCCCGACCTGGTCACCAACTGGCCGAACCCCTTCCGCGACGCCACGATGATCGAGGTCGAGGTTCCATCGACCCTCGGCGATGCCTTCGAGCTCGAACCCTCGATGCGTCGCCGTATCGATCCGTCGTCGCCTCCCCCCTTCGGGCCGCGGCCCATGGTGCGAGTGAAGGTCTACAACGTGAGCGGACAGCTGGTCGACGTGCTCGACGAAGAGGTCCGCGAGGCCGGACGCTTCAGCGTGCACTGGAACGGAAGTGACGCCCAGGGACGGCCCGTGGCCGCCGGTGCCTACTACGTGAACGTCGAGATGGGTGACTGGTCGGTGACCAAGCGCGTGCTGCGGATCCGCAACTAG
- the gyrA gene encoding DNA gyrase subunit A, with product MSDERILNVDVERQMRRSYLEYSMSVIVSRALPDVRDGLKPVHRRVLTAMNDLNLSPGRPYRKSAKITGDTTGNYHPHGTAAVYDTLVRLAQPFSMRYPLVDGQGNFGSIDGDSPAAERYTEARLTPLAMEMLRDLEKNTVDFVPNYDGSREMPSVLPSSVPNALINGTTGIAVGMATNCPPHNLTEIVDGLIALLESPDMEPIEMLQHVQGPDFPTGALIHGRAGIRDYVTTGRGRVVMRARTEFEELPSGREAIIVHEIPYYVNKAELIQKIAQLVREGHITGIADLNDETDRRGMRIVITLKKDAQGQVVLNQLFKHTAMQSTFGVNNLALVGNQPTVLSMKDTMQHYLDFREEVVVRRTRFDLEKAEARAHILEGYRIALDNIDEIIELIRGSADAETARNELMQRFGLSERQAQAILELRLQRLTGLERGKIETEYQELIQEIERLRSILESRALQLKIIEDELREIQRKYGDERRTEIMDAQGDVSMEDLIAEREMVVTVSNAGYVKRLASSEYRSQGRGGKGVSAGALKDEDWVEQLFVASTHDDVLFFTTYGRVFSLKVYQLPEASRTARGKSLRNLLPLDSEERVNATLKVHGEFSSDRFLFFSTRNGLVKRTSLDQFRNIRSSGLRAIGLMEDDELIGVRLTQAGQHAILTARSGKCIRFAVEDARAMGRTARGVKGIELASADDAVVSMIVVDADDISQLLCVTEGGYGKRTVLDEYRLQNRGGKGIITMKVSPRNGPIVAQLGVYETDEVMIITRRGVIIRTAVEGISKIGRNTQGVRVIHLNPGDIVSTIARIATPEDIEDEIEGDSADEATPSDASDPSPDGDQGSEA from the coding sequence TTGAGTGACGAACGCATCCTGAACGTCGATGTCGAGCGCCAGATGCGGCGCTCGTACCTCGAGTACTCCATGTCGGTGATCGTGTCGCGCGCCCTGCCCGACGTGCGCGACGGTCTGAAGCCGGTGCACCGCCGCGTGCTCACGGCGATGAACGACCTGAACCTCTCGCCCGGGCGGCCCTACCGCAAGAGCGCGAAGATCACCGGTGACACGACGGGCAACTACCATCCGCACGGAACGGCGGCGGTGTACGACACCCTCGTGCGACTCGCACAGCCCTTCTCGATGCGGTATCCGCTCGTCGACGGACAGGGCAACTTCGGCAGCATCGACGGCGACTCCCCGGCGGCCGAGCGCTACACCGAGGCCCGCCTGACGCCGCTGGCGATGGAGATGCTGCGCGACCTCGAGAAGAACACCGTCGACTTCGTCCCCAACTACGACGGCAGCCGCGAGATGCCGAGCGTGCTGCCGAGCTCCGTGCCGAACGCCCTGATCAACGGGACCACCGGCATCGCGGTGGGCATGGCGACCAACTGCCCACCCCACAACCTGACCGAGATCGTGGACGGCCTGATCGCCCTGCTCGAGAGCCCGGACATGGAGCCCATCGAGATGCTCCAACACGTCCAGGGACCGGATTTCCCCACCGGAGCGTTGATCCACGGCCGCGCCGGCATCCGCGACTACGTGACCACCGGCCGCGGCCGGGTGGTCATGCGCGCCCGCACCGAGTTCGAGGAACTGCCGAGCGGCCGCGAGGCGATCATCGTCCACGAGATCCCCTACTACGTGAACAAGGCCGAACTGATCCAGAAGATCGCACAGCTCGTGCGCGAGGGTCACATCACCGGGATCGCCGACCTCAACGACGAGACCGATCGCCGCGGCATGCGCATCGTCATCACGTTGAAGAAGGACGCCCAGGGGCAGGTGGTCCTGAACCAGCTCTTCAAGCACACCGCCATGCAGAGCACCTTCGGGGTGAACAACCTCGCGCTGGTGGGCAACCAGCCCACGGTGCTGAGCATGAAGGACACGATGCAGCACTACCTCGACTTCCGGGAGGAAGTCGTGGTGCGGCGTACGCGATTCGACCTGGAGAAGGCCGAGGCGCGCGCGCACATCCTCGAGGGCTACCGCATCGCGCTCGACAACATCGACGAGATCATCGAGCTGATCCGCGGCAGCGCCGACGCCGAGACCGCACGCAACGAACTCATGCAGCGATTCGGCCTGAGCGAGCGTCAGGCGCAGGCCATTCTCGAGCTGCGTCTTCAGCGACTCACCGGACTCGAACGTGGGAAGATCGAGACCGAGTACCAGGAGTTGATCCAGGAGATCGAACGTCTGCGTTCGATCCTCGAGAGTCGCGCACTGCAGTTGAAGATCATCGAGGACGAACTCCGCGAGATCCAGAGGAAGTACGGCGACGAGCGGCGCACCGAGATCATGGACGCACAGGGGGACGTGTCCATGGAGGACCTCATCGCCGAGCGCGAGATGGTGGTCACGGTCAGCAACGCCGGATACGTCAAGCGCCTCGCCTCGAGCGAGTACCGCAGCCAGGGCCGCGGCGGCAAGGGGGTGTCGGCCGGAGCGCTCAAGGACGAGGACTGGGTCGAGCAGCTCTTCGTGGCGAGCACGCACGACGACGTCCTGTTCTTCACGACCTACGGCCGGGTCTTCAGTCTGAAGGTCTACCAACTGCCCGAGGCGAGCCGGACGGCGCGGGGGAAGTCCCTTCGCAACCTGTTGCCGCTCGATTCGGAGGAGCGGGTGAACGCCACGCTGAAGGTGCACGGAGAATTCAGTTCCGATCGATTCCTCTTCTTCTCGACACGCAACGGACTGGTCAAGCGTACGTCGTTGGACCAGTTCCGGAACATCCGGTCGTCCGGGCTCCGGGCGATCGGGCTGATGGAGGACGACGAATTGATCGGCGTGCGGTTGACGCAGGCCGGCCAGCACGCGATCCTCACCGCTCGGTCGGGCAAGTGCATTCGCTTCGCCGTCGAGGACGCCCGGGCCATGGGGCGGACGGCGCGTGGGGTGAAGGGCATCGAGCTCGCTTCGGCGGACGACGCGGTGGTCAGCATGATCGTCGTCGACGCCGACGACATCTCGCAGCTCCTGTGCGTGACCGAGGGGGGCTACGGCAAGCGGACGGTGCTCGACGAGTACCGACTGCAGAACCGGGGCGGCAAGGGCATCATCACCATGAAGGTGTCCCCGCGGAACGGCCCGATCGTGGCGCAGCTCGGCGTGTACGAGACCGACGAGGTCATGATCATCACGCGGCGGGGAGTGATCATCCGCACCGCCGTCGAAGGCATCAGCAAGATCGGCCGGAACACCCAGGGTGTCCGGGTGATCCACCTCAATCCAGGAGACATCGTTTCGACCATCGCCAGGATCGCCACGCCCGAGGACATCGAGGACGAGATCGAGGGCGACTCCGCGGACGAGGCGACCCCCTCGGATGCTTCGGATCCGAGCCCGGACGGAGACCAGGGGTCCGAGGCCTAG
- the gyrB gene encoding DNA topoisomerase (ATP-hydrolyzing) subunit B: MNAPHEQYTSKGIQVLKGLEGVRHRPGMYIGDTAERGLHHLVYEVVDNSIDEALAGHCDQIHITVEADGHVSVLDNGRGIPVDYHEDEGKSALEVVMTSLHAGGKFDKGSYKVSGGLHGVGVSVVNALSSETEVEVYRGGKIHRQTYVRGIPSTDVELIGEAPEGKRGTLVRFLPDSEIFEVDRFSFDTLAQRARELAFLNAGVKIVLTDLSEDDPREQSFLYEGGLQEFVAWLNKNKEMLHGAPITINGERDGVEAEIAMQYNESYRENIFTYVNNIHTIEGGTHLSGFKTALTKTINDYAESSGLAKKHKVKLLGEDVREGLTAVVSVKVPEPQFEGQTKTKLGNSEVQWVVTNLVNRALAEFFEENPAVAKKVVEKAMGAARSREAARKAKELTRRKNALESSSLPGKLADCSNRDPAVSEIYLVEGDSAGGSAKQARDRNFQAVLPLKGKILNVEKARLDKALNNEEVKTIITALGTGVGEDQFDISKLRYHKIIIMTDADVDGSHIRTLLLTLFFRYMPDLIVDGHVYMAEPPLYRVSKKEDARYAQTEDEKDQIVADFGGEKGLYIQRYKGLGEMNPEQLWETTMNPESRTMTRVRLDDVAEAEQVFTMLMGDLVEPRRRFIEENAEHVDLEELDI; this comes from the coding sequence TTGAACGCACCGCACGAGCAGTACACGTCCAAGGGGATCCAGGTCCTGAAGGGCCTCGAGGGCGTACGCCATCGACCCGGGATGTACATCGGCGACACTGCGGAAAGAGGCCTGCACCATCTCGTGTACGAGGTCGTCGACAACTCGATCGACGAGGCGTTGGCCGGACACTGTGACCAGATCCACATCACGGTCGAGGCAGATGGCCACGTGAGCGTGCTCGACAACGGACGCGGCATTCCCGTGGACTACCACGAAGACGAAGGCAAGTCCGCGCTCGAGGTCGTCATGACCTCTCTGCACGCCGGCGGTAAATTCGACAAGGGTAGTTACAAGGTGTCCGGTGGTCTGCACGGTGTCGGCGTGAGCGTCGTGAACGCCCTCAGCTCCGAGACCGAGGTCGAGGTCTACCGCGGCGGGAAGATCCACCGGCAGACCTACGTGCGCGGAATCCCGAGCACCGACGTCGAGTTGATCGGCGAAGCCCCCGAGGGCAAACGCGGAACCCTGGTTCGCTTCCTCCCCGATTCGGAGATCTTCGAGGTCGACCGGTTCAGCTTCGACACGCTCGCCCAGCGTGCGCGCGAACTCGCCTTCCTGAACGCCGGTGTGAAGATCGTCCTGACCGACCTCTCCGAGGACGATCCGCGCGAGCAGTCGTTCCTCTACGAGGGCGGGCTCCAGGAATTCGTCGCCTGGCTGAACAAGAACAAGGAGATGCTGCACGGCGCACCGATCACCATCAACGGTGAGCGCGACGGCGTCGAGGCCGAGATCGCCATGCAGTACAACGAGAGCTATCGCGAGAACATCTTCACCTACGTCAACAACATCCATACGATCGAGGGTGGAACCCATCTCAGTGGCTTCAAGACCGCGCTGACGAAGACCATCAACGACTACGCGGAGAGTTCCGGGCTGGCCAAGAAACACAAGGTCAAGCTGCTCGGTGAAGACGTTCGTGAAGGCCTGACCGCAGTCGTGAGCGTGAAAGTCCCCGAGCCGCAGTTCGAGGGACAGACGAAGACCAAGCTCGGCAACAGCGAGGTGCAGTGGGTCGTCACCAACCTCGTCAACCGAGCCCTGGCCGAGTTCTTCGAGGAGAACCCGGCGGTCGCGAAGAAGGTCGTCGAGAAGGCCATGGGAGCGGCCCGGAGCCGCGAGGCCGCCCGTAAGGCCAAGGAGCTGACGCGCCGCAAGAACGCGCTCGAGAGCTCGAGCCTCCCGGGCAAGCTGGCCGACTGCAGCAACCGCGATCCGGCGGTGTCGGAGATCTACCTCGTCGAGGGCGACTCGGCCGGCGGCAGTGCCAAGCAGGCCCGAGACCGGAACTTCCAGGCGGTGCTCCCGCTCAAGGGCAAGATCCTGAACGTCGAGAAGGCGCGGCTGGACAAGGCGCTGAACAACGAAGAGGTGAAGACGATCATCACCGCGCTCGGTACGGGTGTCGGTGAGGACCAGTTCGACATCTCGAAGCTGCGCTACCACAAGATCATCATCATGACCGACGCGGACGTCGACGGCAGCCACATCCGGACGCTGCTGCTGACCCTGTTCTTCCGCTACATGCCCGACCTGATCGTCGATGGTCACGTGTACATGGCCGAGCCGCCGCTCTACCGCGTGTCGAAGAAGGAAGACGCCCGCTACGCGCAGACCGAAGACGAGAAGGACCAGATCGTCGCCGACTTCGGTGGCGAGAAGGGTCTGTACATCCAGCGCTACAAGGGTCTGGGCGAGATGAATCCGGAGCAGTTGTGGGAGACCACGATGAACCCGGAGTCGCGTACGATGACCCGTGTCCGTCTCGACGACGTCGCCGAGGCCGAGCAGGTCTTCACCATGCTCATGGGAGACCTGGTCGAGCCGCGCCGCCGCTTCATCGAAGAGAACGCCGAGCACGTCGATCTCGAGGAACTGGACATCTAG
- a CDS encoding DUF721 domain-containing protein — MNEGPRRLDEVLDGLIGRSPLRPGLERQQALESWKDVVGPEIARHSRAEAIHDGVLRVRVESSVWAQELVLLRSQILKGFAERLGPGEVREIRFHSGSEIL; from the coding sequence ATGAACGAAGGACCCCGACGGCTCGACGAGGTGCTCGACGGACTCATCGGACGCAGCCCATTACGGCCCGGTCTGGAACGTCAGCAGGCCCTCGAGAGTTGGAAGGACGTCGTGGGTCCGGAGATCGCGCGACACAGCCGCGCCGAAGCGATCCACGACGGGGTCCTGCGCGTCCGGGTCGAGAGCAGCGTCTGGGCCCAGGAACTCGTCCTCCTGCGCTCGCAGATCCTGAAGGGATTCGCCGAGCGCCTCGGGCCGGGAGAGGTCCGCGAGATCCGCTTCCATTCCGGCAGCGAGATCCTCTGA
- the dnaN gene encoding DNA polymerase III subunit beta — MKIQVQQPDLVRALGAVANVVSSKTTLPILSTILFDATKSGLTLAATDLDVSVVTKVGEVEVEKDGKAAIPASKFVAFARTLGADPVVIKASGEKVAVTCGRARLEEPCMAPEDFPSLPSFGEMASIEVPGEILTTMIRTTIYAISRDETRPALQGVHWELEPDAITMVATDGHRLSRVRREVGTGLPETRKLIASSAGLQQVLRLTEGVETVRIHLGENQLSFELGDTVVHTRLVEGMFPNYEQVIPKGNERLVTCDRQTLADRIRRVKISADRVTNQVRFELEPGTLNLSASGTEGSRAEDQLQVEYDGEPLIIGFNHNYVEDVLKHMAAENVQIALDRPDTAAIVVPADPPAAKASDSDDLCLLMPLRLND; from the coding sequence GTGAAGATCCAGGTCCAGCAGCCAGATCTCGTGCGCGCCCTCGGAGCGGTCGCCAACGTGGTCAGCAGCAAGACCACCTTGCCGATCCTGTCGACGATCCTGTTCGACGCGACGAAATCGGGTCTGACGCTGGCCGCGACCGATCTCGACGTCTCGGTCGTCACGAAGGTCGGCGAGGTCGAGGTCGAGAAGGACGGCAAGGCGGCGATCCCGGCGTCGAAGTTCGTCGCCTTCGCGCGGACGCTGGGCGCCGATCCGGTCGTGATCAAGGCGTCGGGCGAGAAGGTCGCCGTGACCTGCGGGCGAGCCCGGCTCGAGGAACCCTGCATGGCTCCGGAGGACTTCCCGAGTCTGCCGAGCTTCGGGGAGATGGCCTCGATCGAAGTCCCGGGCGAGATCCTCACGACCATGATCCGGACCACGATCTACGCGATCTCGCGCGACGAGACGCGACCGGCCCTGCAGGGCGTGCACTGGGAACTCGAACCCGACGCGATCACGATGGTGGCCACCGACGGACACCGGCTGAGCCGGGTGCGGCGCGAGGTCGGGACGGGGCTGCCGGAGACACGCAAGTTGATCGCCAGCAGTGCAGGTCTCCAGCAGGTCCTGCGACTGACCGAAGGCGTCGAAACCGTCCGTATCCACCTGGGAGAGAATCAGTTGAGTTTCGAACTCGGCGACACGGTGGTGCACACGCGGCTCGTCGAGGGCATGTTCCCCAACTACGAGCAGGTGATCCCGAAGGGCAACGAGCGCCTCGTCACCTGTGATCGGCAGACGCTCGCGGACCGCATCCGGCGGGTGAAGATCTCGGCCGACCGGGTCACCAACCAGGTCCGGTTCGAGCTCGAGCCGGGAACGTTGAACCTGTCGGCCAGCGGCACCGAGGGCAGCCGTGCCGAGGACCAGCTCCAGGTCGAGTACGACGGCGAGCCGCTGATCATCGGATTCAACCACAACTACGTCGAGGACGTGCTCAAGCACATGGCGGCCGAGAACGTCCAGATCGCTCTCGACCGGCCCGATACGGCGGCGATCGTGGTCCCGGCCGACCCTCCCGCGGCGAAGGCCTCCGACAGCGACGACCTGTGCCTGCTGATGCCTCTCCGCCTGAACGATTGA